A single genomic interval of Malania oleifera isolate guangnan ecotype guangnan chromosome 13, ASM2987363v1, whole genome shotgun sequence harbors:
- the LOC131145443 gene encoding transcription factor bHLH120-like, which produces MAALYASLRSLLPLEYIKGKRATSDHLNEAVKYVKHMEKNIQELRVRRDELRKQYNALGVLGSENGQESVGCSSKCEISVSRCCFGVEIVICSSGYGEKGFPLSRVLEILLQEGHNVVSCFSSKENERFLHNIKSQVENATAVDIPGLQQKLKDATIRSSS; this is translated from the exons ATGGCTGCACTCTACGCCTCCCTTCGATCCCTACTACCCCTCGAATACATTAAG GGAAAGCGGGCAACATCTGATCACCTAAACGAGGCCGTGAAGTACGTGAAGCATATGGAGAAGAACATTCAAGAGCTGCGTGTGCGGAGAGACGAGCTGCGGAAGCAGTACAATGCTTTGGGGGTTCTCGGCTCGGAGAATGGTCAGGAGAGTGTGGGTTGCTCATCGAAGTGTGAGATTAGTGTGTCAAGATGTTGTTTCGGTGTGGAGATAGTAATCTGCAGCAGTGGGTATGGAGAAAAAGGGTTCCCCTTGTCAAGAGTGCTGGAGATTCTGCTTCAAGAAGGCCACAATGTTGTGAGCTGTTTCTCTAGCAAAGAAAATGAAAGGTTCCTTCACAATATCAAATCTCAG gtTGAAAATGCAACAGCCGTTGATATTCCTGGGCTGCAGCAGAAGCTCAAGGACGCCACGATTCGGTCGTCGTCATAG